A part of Rhipicephalus microplus isolate Deutch F79 chromosome 8, USDA_Rmic, whole genome shotgun sequence genomic DNA contains:
- the LOC119165644 gene encoding PI-actitoxin-Aeq3b: MNAAMIFCLLTIVFSAMASAQVDVKDWYHGVDFQAGCRPAPVTGLCKASFVRWYFDVTAGECKQFIYGGCGGNQNRYETMRECEIACLR; the protein is encoded by the exons ATGAATGCTGCCATGATTTTTTGCCTTCTGACCATCGTCTTTTCTG CAATGGCCTCGGCACAGGTGGACGTCAAGGACTGGTACCATGGCGTGGACTTCCAAGCGGGCTGCCGACCGGCACCTGTAACCGGTCTGTGCAAAGCTTCCTTCGTTCGCTGGTATTTCGACGTGACTGCCGGCGAATGCAAGCAGTTCATCTACGGAGGCTGCGGCGGCAACCAGAACCGATACGAAACCATGAGAGAGTGCGAGATCGCCTGCCTCC GTTGA